Proteins found in one Mytilus edulis chromosome 2, xbMytEdul2.2, whole genome shotgun sequence genomic segment:
- the LOC139510352 gene encoding SAP domain-containing ribonucleoprotein-like isoform X1, which yields MEDLSTLKVADLKEKLKEKGLTVSGTKPELLKRLKDAMELEETEELEETEEVVEQVVLQEEEEEEEVDDDMTLTEDKLEITESKTVPESSSKESIENGKPKKISLSGFSDAERLKSRAEKFGAVSAEAKKQLRAERFGLSEKTSNISSAKITGDVSVDSDKLKQRAERFGVVSPVLSKVADVEKLKQRAERFGGSVAPALSKSEDQEKILKRKERFGAISTAAVSSEVEAKKSKRAERFGLT from the exons aTGGAAGACTTGAGCACTTTGAAG GTAGctgatttgaaagaaaaattaaagGAGAAAGGTTTGACTGTATCTGGGACTAAACCAGAGTTATTGAAGAGATTAAAAGATGCCATGGAATTAGAAG AAACAGAAGAGCTAGAAGAAACTGAAGAAGTG GTAGAACAGGTAGTTCTccaagaagaagaggaagaagaggaggTAGATGATGATATGACCTTGACAGAGGACAAATTAGAGATAACTGAATCTAAAACAGTTCCAGAGAG CTCAAGTAAAGAATCCATAGAAAATGGTAAACCAAAGAAGATATCTTTATCAGGATTTTCAGATGCAGAG aGGTTAAAAAGCAGAGCAGAAAAATTTGGTGCTGTAAGTGCTGAAGCAAAGAAACAACTTAGAGCAGAAAG attTGGGTTGTCAGAAAAAACTTCAAACATATCATCAGCGAAAATCACTGGAGATGTTTCA GTGGATtcagataaattaaaacaaagagcTGAAAGATTTGGCGTAGTTTCTCCTGTTTTATCAAAG GTAGCTGATGTAGAGAAATTAAAACAGAGAGCTGAACGATTTGGTGGATCTGTAGCACCAGCCTTAAGTAAA AGTGAAGATCAAGAgaagattttaaaaagaaaagaaagatttgGTGCTATAAGTACTGCAGCTGTCAGTTCTGAAGTTGAG GCAAAGAAATCGAAAAGAGCAGAACGATTTGGACTAACATAG
- the LOC139510352 gene encoding SAP domain-containing ribonucleoprotein-like isoform X2, producing the protein MTEKNMQVADLKEKLKEKGLTVSGTKPELLKRLKDAMELEETEELEETEEVVEQVVLQEEEEEEEVDDDMTLTEDKLEITESKTVPESSSKESIENGKPKKISLSGFSDAERLKSRAEKFGAVSAEAKKQLRAERFGLSEKTSNISSAKITGDVSVDSDKLKQRAERFGVVSPVLSKVADVEKLKQRAERFGGSVAPALSKSEDQEKILKRKERFGAISTAAVSSEVEAKKSKRAERFGLT; encoded by the exons ATGACTGAAAAAAATATGCAG GTAGctgatttgaaagaaaaattaaagGAGAAAGGTTTGACTGTATCTGGGACTAAACCAGAGTTATTGAAGAGATTAAAAGATGCCATGGAATTAGAAG AAACAGAAGAGCTAGAAGAAACTGAAGAAGTG GTAGAACAGGTAGTTCTccaagaagaagaggaagaagaggaggTAGATGATGATATGACCTTGACAGAGGACAAATTAGAGATAACTGAATCTAAAACAGTTCCAGAGAG CTCAAGTAAAGAATCCATAGAAAATGGTAAACCAAAGAAGATATCTTTATCAGGATTTTCAGATGCAGAG aGGTTAAAAAGCAGAGCAGAAAAATTTGGTGCTGTAAGTGCTGAAGCAAAGAAACAACTTAGAGCAGAAAG attTGGGTTGTCAGAAAAAACTTCAAACATATCATCAGCGAAAATCACTGGAGATGTTTCA GTGGATtcagataaattaaaacaaagagcTGAAAGATTTGGCGTAGTTTCTCCTGTTTTATCAAAG GTAGCTGATGTAGAGAAATTAAAACAGAGAGCTGAACGATTTGGTGGATCTGTAGCACCAGCCTTAAGTAAA AGTGAAGATCAAGAgaagattttaaaaagaaaagaaagatttgGTGCTATAAGTACTGCAGCTGTCAGTTCTGAAGTTGAG GCAAAGAAATCGAAAAGAGCAGAACGATTTGGACTAACATAG
- the LOC139511053 gene encoding proteoglycan 4-like has translation MRSREKRKHGQEKNEVDDPIERKQQPTTTSELPAHELGQRQPTTTSELPVPELGQRQPITTSELPAHELGQRQPTTTSELPVPELGQRQPITTSELPAPDLGQRQPTTTFELPAPDLGQRQPTTTSELPAPDLGQRQPTTTSELPAPDLGQRQLTTTSELPAPDLGQRQPTTTSELPAPDLGQRQPTTTSELPAPDLGQRQPTTTSELPAPDLGQRQPTTTSELPAPDLGQRQPTTTSELPAPDLGQRQPTTTSKLPAPDLGQRNTVTGLNMIVRAHPIPCMKWYKRTQYKNKLKID, from the exons ATGCGTTCAAGGGAAAAGCGTAAACACGGCCAAGAAAAGAATGAGGTTGATGACCCAATCGAACGAAA ACAACAACCAACAACAACATCTGAACTACCAGCTCATGAATTGGGACAAAGACAACCAACAACAACATCTGAACTACCAGTTCCTGAATTGGGACAAAGACAACCAATAACAACATCTGAACTACCAGCTCATGAATTGGGACAAAGACAACCAACAACAACATCTGAACTACCAGTTCCTGAATTGGGACAAAGACAACCAATAACAACATCTGAACTAccagctcctgacttgggacaaagaCAACCAACAACAACATTTGAACTAccagctcctgacttgggacaaagaCAACCAACAACAACCTCTGAACTAccagctcctgacttgggacaaagaCAACCAACAACAACATCTGAACTAccagctcctgacttgggacaaagaCAACTAACAACAACATCTGAACTAccagctcctgacttgggacaaagaCAACCAACAACAACATCTGAACTAccagctcctgacttgggacaaagaCAACCAACAACAACATCTGAACTAccagctcctgacttgggacaaagaCAACCAACAACAACATCTGAACTAccagctcctgacttgggacaaagaCAACCAACAACAACATCTGAACTAccagctcctgacttgggacaaagaCAACCAACAACAACATCTGAACTAccagctcctgacttgggacaaagaCAACCAACAACAACATCTAAACTAccagctcctgacttgggacaaagaAATACAGTGACTGGGTTAAACATGATTGTAAGAGCTCACCCAATACCTTGTATGAAGTGGTATAAAAGAACACAATATAAGAATAAGTTGAAAATAGATTAG